One window of the Penaeus vannamei isolate JL-2024 chromosome 31, ASM4276789v1, whole genome shotgun sequence genome contains the following:
- the LOC138867671 gene encoding SUMO-specific isopeptidase USPL1-like, with translation MDLKAKSRVSMDPKPKSLDSMDLKPKSLDSLDLKPKSLDSVDLKPKSLDSMDLKPISRLFGPQTKPTPTKPKSQDSMDLRPKSLDSMDLKPKSLDSMDLKPKSLDSMDLKAKSRDSMDPKPKSLDSMDLKPKSLDSMDPKPNRLPPNPSP, from the exons atggacctcaaagcCAAGTCCCGAgtctctatggaccccaaacccaagtccctagactctatggacctcaaacccaagtccctagactctttggacctcaaacccaagtccctagactctgtggacctcaaacccaagtccctagactctatggacctcaaaccaa tctcTAGACTCTTTGGACCCCAAACCAAACCGACTCCCACCAAACCCAAGTCCcaagactctatggacctcagacccaagtccctagactctatggacctcaaacccaagtccctagactctatggacctcaaacccaagtccctagactctatggacctcaaagcCAAGTCccgagactctatggaccccaaacccaagtccctagactctatggacctcaaacccaagtccctagactctatggaccctaAACCAAACCGACTCccaccaaacccaagtccctag